A segment of the Scomber japonicus isolate fScoJap1 chromosome 5, fScoJap1.pri, whole genome shotgun sequence genome:
TAGATAACGCTTAGCGTTAGCTATAACGTGGTTTGTAAGCTAAACGCTCCTGGGGGGGTTTGCTTGAATCAGCCAGCTTACGTTACCAGCTGCTAAAATGATGGACTTTGATAATATATTGTCCATCGCCTCTCAAAACCAGGGCCTCAGCAATGTCCAGGTAAGTTAAAAGCGATTACTTTAACTCAAATACTCAGGTCAAACAGTAAAAATGAGGATTCTTGGACAACCTTGTGAGCACACAAATGCCAGCTCATCTGTCAGGATCTGATAATGCAGCTATCCGCTAACTGCCACCATTATGACCCTGTATGCAAGGCTTTGAAAacctttcctttaaaaaaaaaaaaaagtgcaccaGTCCAACCTAAAGTTGATTAtagtatttaaaagaaaaaaactgaatagaTTTTACCCCCCTAAGACCTATGAGTAAGGTACTGTGAATAGCAAAGTGAGTTGAGTAAGTGCTCCATATTAAGTTAAATCtattttttgtctcattttctcttttacaGACAAAGAGATACAGTTTACAAGCTGGACCACCCAAAAAGGACCCACGGTCGAAAGGTGTAAGTTCTGCTGCGGTACAGGCACTTCTGAAGAAGCAGCATATTGAGACCAAACAGAAAGGTAACAGTATTTGTTTATATGCAATTTActggaatttttaaaaaatcatatatattttacacaacGTCCAAAtaatttcaatcattttttatttaattttttttcagaaattcaattgaagaaaaagaaagaggtacTTCTCGCCAAGCGGGTAGAGTTGAAGTCAGATCGTAAAGCACGAGCCATGGCTTCAAGAACAAAGGACAATTTCAGAGGTTACAATGGCGTCCCCGTGGTGGAGACTCCTAAGAAGAGGAGATCAAAACATGAAATGGATGAAAAATCAGGGGATGGGGAAACATTTAGGAATTACTCAATTGACccagaagatgatgaagataatTATGAGTACGAACAGACAGattcagagccagagccagagccggAGCCACTGAGACCAGGGAAAAACTCAGGTTTTAGTGGAAGTAGCAGTGGCAGCAGCAAGCCCtcctctaaaaaaaacaatgggcCCACCAAGCCTCCTCCAGCCATGAACTTTGCAGATTTGTTAAAATTGGCAGAGCAGAAACAGTTTCAGCCAGTTGAGCTAAAAACCAAGGTagtgaaaaaggaagaaagactCCGCACAGCTGATGAGATAAGGGAAATGGAGATGGAGCGAAAGGTTAAGAGACGAGACAAAGACTCAAagtcagacagagaaagagaccaCAAGCCTCAATCTAGCTCTAGTTCAATCAGAAAAAGCACTTCAGACAAGGAACAGAAGAATTTAAAACCACAAAGGAACTCCTTGGAAAAACAAGGTCAGCCCAGTGGGACAGGGAAGAAGTCACATCCAACACTAACAAGTGATAAAGGCCACTCTTCTTCGAAGCCCCCTGCTggtgacagagaaagagatagacCCATCCCCAAGATGTCTTACAGTGATAGAGACAGACCCAAGACAAGTTTGTCTAGTTCATCTGGTGCCATGAATAGCAAAGTTTCTTCGAAAACCACATCTTCTCAGGTTTCAGCCAAACAGGGGGGTGGGAAGCCCTCATCTAGCCACAAATCCAGCACCTCAAGTGACCTTAGCTTCAAAAAAGAAAGCTCATCTTCACTTCACAGAAGACCTTCAGGTATTCCTGGGACCAGGCCTCCTGGTACATCTGTAACAGGTCCAAAATCTCAACATGGGAGCTCCCAACAGACCAGGCCCATCCAGGCTAGCTCAATGAAACAAGGACCTATAGTTGCAGGCCACAAGTCTGGAAAGGGACAACCACTAAAGTCTGGAAATAATTCTGCAGTAAAATCAAGTGGTAATTCAGTGATGAGACCGTCATCGAGCGGCCCTCCTAAGTCAGGGAACCAACCTCAGGCAAGGTCCGGAGGATCCCTCCAGGCAAAAGGTAGTGGTGTCCCACAGGCCAGGCCTGGTGGGAGTAACCTACAGGGTCATCCTGCGGGTAGAGGAGTCCGACCTCCAGGCATGGGACCTGGTCGACCTGGTAATGGAGGACCAATACCTGGACGGCCGACAGGCAGCTTTGGATCAGGACCAGGAAGACCCAAGTGCACTGTGGTGTCAGAGACCATCTCATCCAAGAATTTCGGTGGACCGAGACCAGGAGTCCCTCCTCGGCCAGGCATGCCACACAGACCTGGCATGGCACCCAGAGGAGGAATGCCAACCAGACCTATGAACAGACCACCAGGTAAGAAAGGGAAATAGAATAATTGTGTGATAATCGTATAATAACTTgattttttgttcaaatgttaaAGGTGGATTCTGTGATTCTGGATAAagatatattgatatttgaACTGAACAGCCAAATAAATACACTCCTCCCATCAGTGCTCCTTCAGAAGCTTCCTCCAAATTGATGCATGCATATTGCCATGGCAATGaccaaaagagaaatatggCGGAATCAAGAGCGATGCATTAGAGTCACGTCTGTTCCTCTCACACTTTATCATGTGCAGAAAAAAATTATCTCATGAGCACAACAGTCAGTCCACACTGTCTGTAGCCTTAACACTTCTCACTCCATATGCTTTCAGTGTCTCTATCTATAGAGACAGCCGTCTGTCAGCTGTAGCTCATGGGCTGCTGAGAGGACAGCGTCTGGACAAACTGCCTTCACCAGCCTGACTGATGGCAGAAATCTACTCTACCAAAATAGTTTGCATGTCGACACAGGCAGAGACACGGTTAATATGGTTTACatgtgatttaaacagctgcctgctcagCGCGTGTCTCGGACTCGGTGTGGatcaatacatttaatataatgcaCGCGTATCTGTTCTGTGAGTTGAGTGATGAACGTCGAAATCGTTTCAGAAAACTTCTATGCACATTGGCCGCGGTGCTCTCCCACTCTCACACCCTGCTGCTCATAGGCTTTAGTTAGATGGCACCTTTCAATACTGTATTACAAAATATtgctattaaaatattaataactgatATTGAACGACAATGCAGTGCAGCACTTAGGATATGAGCGCTATGTCACATCTTGAGAAGACACCTACTTCATATTGATTTGGTTCGTGTTTCTAGGCAGAACAACTTAAAGACAAGTTAGTCAAGTGTCTCAGCATGTTGAGCACATTCTTGGTGCAGCTGGTTAAGTAGGGGCTGTCTATGTCCTCTACACATGTTCACATTAACAAGAACAAAGTGAAGAAGATAAGGAAATCATCAGGATCAGTTCCACTGCTCATATATAGTAAAATATGCACATACATTCATATAGTTTAGCagcacattaaaacaaacagtttTAATGGTTTAATGGTTTAGCATATGATGTTATAATATAGTAAAATATAATTCACAAACAGCTGTTGACACTTTGTAAACAGCCTGTAACATCACAATCGGTGGTACAGGGCGAGGGGTTTGTTTTCCAAACTGAATGAAGTGTGTCAGCAACACTCTGCAGCCTTTGTTATTATTCCTGGCTTAGAGAGCAGCAACCTCTCTAACAGATAAACAAAAAGTAATTTCAATGTTATTAACCTTCTAGTCGGAAATTGACTTTATAAACACCAAAACAACTGATACAGTAATTATTGAACCAGCATTCTTTTACTTCCCAAACCAGACTAAAGGTCTTCTTCATAAAGTAGGCCacaacaaatggaaataaatagATTTCTGTATCTGTCTTCCAGGTATGATGTTACCACCTATCACTTCTGCATACAAGAGGAAatatgaggatgaggaagaggagtatgACTCAGAAATGGACGATTTTATCGATGATGAAGGTGACGAGCAGGATGAAATTTCCAAACACATTAAGGAAATCTTTGGTTATGATCGAAAAAGGTAAGGGCTATTTCCACATATTCTGGTTACATGTAATTTCACTGTATTGTAAACTGACCTCtttattataaaatgtcattTGCTCTCAGGTACAAAGATGAGAGCGACTATGCACTTAAATTCATGGAAAGCAGCTGGAAAGATTGTCAGAAAGAAGAGGCGAGGAGGTAAGTTTGAAATAAACTTGAGTCATTTACTGTTCATTTGTACCTCCCGTCCCTCAAACTGATCATATTTAGCATCTTAACATGTTatcttctctccttttgttATATTAGTCTGAAAATGGCCGTGCAGGAAGAtctggaagaggagagaaaagaggaagaggagctgaaaagacaaaatgccaagaggaaaagaaagaactgAAACACTTGAACTGCGGAGATGAACTGTGTTGCCTGAAAGATGGGGCAGTGGGTCTGCCATCTTAACTGTGACTGTGTCCACCTTTGGCCTATGTTGCTTTCTTTCCGCTTCTTTCCCTTTGTCCGGACAAAAATTAAGTGGATTGACACATGACATCGAAGAAGAAGAATTTTAGTGAAAGTCAACCAGAGAAAACTCAAAGATAAAATATGCACAAATCATTCAGGCATCAGACTGCTAGAATATAATGAAATGTTGTCTCATTCTccctgttattttatttatttcccccACTGAGTGCAGGGTTTACACTGTCAGCAGTCCCAGTTTCTGTGAGGAACTGAGCTGTCAAGCAATGCATTAACATAAAAaagtgtgattttcttttttaccaaTAATGGCATACAATGTAAAGCATTCATGATGAGCTATTTTTGAGCAGAAGTTGCAAACTTTTTCACACAAACTTTGATTGTAAAGTCAGTTGAATATGCAGAAAACATTACCACttgatgtgttgtgtgtttctcttaaaaaatgatttgaaagaAATGATTGCATAAAggcttttatttaaatgtccATGTCATGGATGCTATGTCAGAGTTTGACAATCTCAGTAATATATACAGAACTTTATTCTAGAAAGcaatgaaagcaataaaatattgttttcatgcCATCTGTTGTTGTGTGGGATACTgtttaattctgtttttaaaagttgcaCATTTTGGCAGGACCTTATTGAATATTGATATAGTTTGGTAAGCATTGATTAAGGgtttttaaaatcctgttcCACTCAATTTTTTCCTCTCCTCgatccttcagttggatgttggaatttcactgtgcagagtttgacagtaaaaggctgttttcacacatCATCTgctaaaagtaaaaagtttCTCTGGGCCAactgaaaatcagattttttagAGGTGGATGTCAATCCTGGTCCAGTATGTGTTTCTACAAGTGTGACATAGAAACATGAAGCTTCTAGTGCACATACGCTTAAAGTGAAGTtaacagtgaagtaggagacatcttaaaacttaacaaatgaacaaaatttACATGTGTATATAGATTGTAACATTTTTGGTGAGGTTTAACGAGTAGATTATATTGTTAAAGGATATTGTGGATTGCAggtaaaacatacacacactgttgctccaCGCAGAGCGTTTGCGTGTGTTTTGTCCCTTTGGCTCAGCCGTACCTCAGTGGGCGGGACCTCTCTTGACACGCTTAGCTACTCCACAAAGTTTGCGGAAGCTTGTTGAAGTTGAAGTGTCGTCAGCTGGAGCCAAGTCACAACAgctatttttatttgttgtactTACAATAGATGGATCTTCGTGAGGAAAAAGTGCAGCGGATCCTGTCCAAGGTTAGTTATTAACTACACAAAAAGCTGTCTAAACTTTAAAACCGGTTCGAGTTTAAGTGTTTTAAGTATTAAGGCTGGTTAGCATAGCAGGTTAACCCAAGTCAGCCTTCAACAACCGGCTAAACCTGCTCTGTTACTTCACATGTCCCGAAGAAAACGGGGGAAACACGGATATGTTATCCAATATAAGATGGAAACAAACTGTTGGTTGGCATCTTTCTTCTAGTTCAATCAAGTCAAACTAAATCTAACAGTGAAGGTATAAATCACTGTCTTTGGTGGGTTGTTACCCCTGTTTCATTCAATTATTGGTAAAGTGATGTACCAAATTGTCAAACAGATGTCACGTGAAAGCTCATGCTTATCTGCTCGGTCATCCTGTCCCGTCATGACTGCTGTCAAAGTGTGTGAAGGTCGTACAAAGCAGctcatatgtacagtatgtgtgatgtGAAGCAGCCTGAATGATCTGCTGAACCCTTCAGTCGGCTGGCATCACTGAGCCATGAGGTTAAAAGCTGCTGACACAGCCATTCAGTAATGAGTCAGAAGGATAATGTGACAACGGTTGAAATGTGTGGGCTGAAGCTgttcacaaaaatgtaaaatgtccaGTGCTGACCATGAATCAGAGTTAGTAATGCACACATGTACTACAGACATTTATATACATGTCTTCATCTCAGCAATCACAGATGAGTATTTTCCTTCCCCTCTTGATAATAGTACAAATTCCACGATGTCGCAGTTGAGGAGCTGCAGAAAATCCATCGCATCCACCCCGGTATGATACCATCCTCAGGCACATACAGTGAGTTATGAATTTTTTTGGAGGATATAGTTTATCCATCTACTTTCAGAGCTTTACATTTCTCTCGCACACATTCCAACTGTATCTCTGAGAGGTGATTTGCTTCTGTTATGAATTTCAGCGTTCAGTGATGGCACCCAGAAAGATCTCCTGAAATTAATTGGTAACATCCCTGTCAAGTATGAAGGTAAGGTTTACCTCTTGAGCCTGCTTAAAAAGCAGCTTGGCATACTTGAATTagtatgatgtcattattatgTACTGACGGCAACATCTCTGTCCCTAAAAGGACGTTCCTACAACATCCCCATCCAGCTGTGGCTTTTGGACTCATTCCCTTTCACCCCACCCATATGCCTCCTGAGACCGACCCCTGAAATGGTCATCAGAGAAGGCAAGCATGTAGACTCCAAAGGACGGATCCACCTGCCAGGGCTGCACAGCTGGGATTTTGTACGTTTTTTCGCTTTTTGCTACAAGTTGATATAAAAAGTTGGACATTTTGCATTGTTCTAATCAGTTTGgcttcttttattttggaaCAGCCCAAATCATCTGTGGTGGGTCTTCTGAATGAGATGATCCGTAAGTTTGAAGAGGATCCTCCACTGTCatcaaaaaaagacaacaaagacCCCCATGAGCTTCTGGCATTTGTCTCCAATATCCAGATCAATGATGGTACTTCACTTGATATTTCAGCTATGCTGTTGATGATCAATAATTGGACTGC
Coding sequences within it:
- the spty2d1 gene encoding protein SPT2 homolog, which codes for MMDFDNILSIASQNQGLSNVQTKRYSLQAGPPKKDPRSKGVSSAAVQALLKKQHIETKQKEIQLKKKKEVLLAKRVELKSDRKARAMASRTKDNFRGYNGVPVVETPKKRRSKHEMDEKSGDGETFRNYSIDPEDDEDNYEYEQTDSEPEPEPEPLRPGKNSGFSGSSSGSSKPSSKKNNGPTKPPPAMNFADLLKLAEQKQFQPVELKTKVVKKEERLRTADEIREMEMERKVKRRDKDSKSDRERDHKPQSSSSSIRKSTSDKEQKNLKPQRNSLEKQGQPSGTGKKSHPTLTSDKGHSSSKPPAGDRERDRPIPKMSYSDRDRPKTSLSSSSGAMNSKVSSKTTSSQVSAKQGGGKPSSSHKSSTSSDLSFKKESSSSLHRRPSGIPGTRPPGTSVTGPKSQHGSSQQTRPIQASSMKQGPIVAGHKSGKGQPLKSGNNSAVKSSGNSVMRPSSSGPPKSGNQPQARSGGSLQAKGSGVPQARPGGSNLQGHPAGRGVRPPGMGPGRPGNGGPIPGRPTGSFGSGPGRPKCTVVSETISSKNFGGPRPGVPPRPGMPHRPGMAPRGGMPTRPMNRPPGMMLPPITSAYKRKYEDEEEEYDSEMDDFIDDEGDEQDEISKHIKEIFGYDRKRYKDESDYALKFMESSWKDCQKEEARSLKMAVQEDLEEERKEEEELKRQNAKRKRKN